From the genome of Streptomyces sp. NBC_01304:
CGTGAGCACGACCGTGCCGAGGATCAGCCCCGGAGACGGCGGCACGGGCGAAGGCCCGTCGGAATTCTCCTCGTTGCGCCGGTAGAACAGCAGCCCCACCAGGACGAGCACCGCGATGCCGCCGCCGATGATGCCGCCCTCGTACACCCGGGCGGGCTCGTACTCCAGCTTGATCGTGCCGGCCTGCCCCTCGGGAACGAGCCAGCCCTGCTGCCAGCCGTCGAGGCGGACCTTCTGCAGGGTCTTGCCGTTGAGGGTGGCCTTCCAGCCGTCGTTGTAGTTCTCGTACGTCGACACGTACGAGGCCGGACCGGCGTCGACCGCCAGTTCGCGCCGGTCGCCCTCCCAGTCGCGTACGGTCAACTTCCTTGTGTCGGCGGCCGCTTCACTCACGGAACCCCGCGTGAGGGAGATGTCCGTGAGGGCGAGGGGACCCTTGTCGTCGGCCTCCACCGTGTGGTCGCCCGCGCCGAGCGACACGCTGCCGTCGGAGGCGGCCCCGGCGCACAGCTCCACCTTGATGGGCCTGCGCTCGGTCAGGTCGCGGACCGTGCCGGAGGCCTTGGTCGCGTGCAGCGTCCCGTCGATCGCGAGCGGCGGGCCCTCGCCGCAGCCCAGCTCGAAGGTGTCGTCCGCCTTCGGCTGCGGCGTGCGGTACTTGTCGAGCGCCGGGATGTAGATCTCGGTGAGGCCGATCGGCAGCTGCATCTGCTCATCGGCGAACGGGTTGTGGACGGTCAGCGGCGCCGACTTGGTCACCGTGATGTCCATCCGGTCCGTGGTGATCGGCTCGAAGCGGGCGGCGCCGTTCTTGTCGACGCCCACCGTCGCCGCCCCGTCCGGGGACTGGATCGTGATCTCCTCGGGCCGCGTCGACAGACCGCCCGCGCCCGCGAGGATGATCTCGCCGACCGGCTGCTTGTCGGGCCAGCGGAGGTGGATCACCGCCGAGTCGCCCGCGATCCAGGCCGTCGTCAGGTCTCCGTCGGTGAGGTTGCGCGGCGACAGGTTCGGGCCGAGCTGCGCCGTCGAGTCGGCGCTCGCCCTGATCTGCTGCTCCTGCTCGGGCGCCACCTTGTAGAGGAGCTCGTCGAGCTTGTCGCCGGGCACGGTGGTCGCGCTCGCCTTCACCTCGTACGTTCCCTCGCCGGCCGTCTTGAACTTGCGGTGCAGGCCCACCTCGGCGGAGGTCGGGGCGAGTCCGCCCGGGTCGGCGCTGCGGTGCAGCGAGTAGGTGGTCGCGGTGCCGTCGGCGGCGTCGCCGTCGGCGGGCAGGTCGAGCAGCCGGTTCACCACGAGATCGGGAACGGTGATCTCGGAGAAGCCGGCCCCGCTCAGTCCGGGCCGCGCCTCCTGCACATCGAGGATGGTGACCTTCAGCCAACTGGCGGGACCTCGGGGTGCCTTGACGTTCTGCGGCATGCCGTTGGGCTGCAGCGGGCTGATCGCCTCGCCCCGGTCGGTCTCGACCTTCACCCGGGTCGGCGCGGGCCGCACCCCGTTCTGCGGCAGCGGCGTCAGGGAGATCGAAGAGTCGATCTCCTTCTTCTCGTCGAAGTCGACGCGCACCCACTGGCCCTCGGGCTTGCCGGGGGTGCCCTCGGCCCAGGCGGTGGAGCCGTTGTTGTCGAAGGCGTTCACCGGGTCGTACTGCGGCAGGTGGAACAGCCAGTTGCCGCTGGACGACGCGGTCACCGACTTGGCGCCGCGCAGCGACGCGGTCGTCTGGTGCTCGATGCCCTCGGACGGCAGGATCTGCTTGGGCTTCGCGCCCGGGTCCTGGACGCTGCCGCTGTGATTGCGTTCCTCGGGCGTATAGGTGTACGAGGTACTGGAGTTGAGCAGTCCGAAGCGGGTGTCCGCCCGGCGCATCCCGTCACCCACGGCCCACAGCGGAGGCTGGCCGAGGCCCGGGTGGTTGTCCCCGGCGAGCACGGCCGGACGGTTGCGCATCGACGGGTCGGCCGACAGCGGAAGGATCGCCTCGGGGCCGCCGCTGACCACGGCCGTGTTGGCGACCTGCTGGATCCCGGCCTGACCGGGGCGCTGGGCGTCCTCGCCGGGCTGGTAGATCTCGACGGCCTGCTGCCTCGGATAAAGGCCCTCGATCTGGGTCGGGGTGTCGTCGGCGATGACACCGCCGGTCATCTTCGGCCCGAAGCCGGTGACCCGGGTGTACCCGGAGGCCTCCAGAGCCCGCTTGACGGTCGAGGACGGTACGGAGCCGATCTGGTCGGGGTCGAGGTCGTTGCGTACGACGACGTAGTGCAGACCGGAACGGCTCAAGTAGTCCTGCAGGCCCGGCACTTGGCCGCCTGTCATCAGGGCCTGCTCGATGGCGTCCAGGGCACGCCGGTTGCCGGGCGTGCCGAAGGGCACGTAGTCCCGCTGTGCCCAGCGCGACTCGGCGAGCACGTCGAGCGGCTGGTCGATGGGGGAGCCCCAGGTGTAGATGCCGTGCGCGGTGGCGGGGACGACCAGGGCGCGGGAGTCGGGGGAGTACTTCTCCAGCCAGTCGGCGGTCGCCTGCCAGTGGTTCGGCAGCTTCTTGAAGGCACCGGACTGCAGGATCGTGCCGTTCAGATAGGGCAGCGCGAGCCCGGGGATCACCAGGACCGCGGCGATCAGCGGTGCGTACCGGCGGCCGCGCACGGGGCGGGCGCCGCGCGACTGGACCGCGATGCCCACCAGGTGCATCAGGCCGAGAGCGAGCGCGAGGGCGAGGCCCGTCTGGAACTTGTAGATGTTCCGGAACGGCACCAGGGCGCCGCCCAGCCAGTCCTGGATCGTGCCGTGGAAGGGCGCGCCGAACGCGCCGCCGTACCCGGCCAGCGTGAGCAGGGCGACCGAGGCGACGGTGAGCACCAGCCAGCGGCGCTCGGGCAGGTCGCGTCTGGCGAGGCCGGCGAGACCGAAGGCGGCGGCGAACGCCGAGCACACGATGGCCAGTACGGCCGTGGCGACGGTCCAGCCGGCGGGCAGCCAGGCGTCGCCGAAGTTCAGATAGGCCACCCAGTTGCCGGCGCCGCGCAGCGTCTCGGTGGCGGACATGGTGTCCGTGGTGGTCTGCGCCGACTCCACGAACGGCAGGAAGTTCTCCCCGTACAGACCGAGGAGAACGAGGGGGATGGTCCACCAGGCGGTCGC
Proteins encoded in this window:
- a CDS encoding alpha-(1->3)-arabinofuranosyltransferase; translation: MTSTVQTPQLPPQAPAPTSGAPQGPPEGPRSRRWLIGFWAVALVLFIAAAPGKMTFDTKLGVNVDPWKFLSDLGELWHDRAGFGGIADQYIGYVFPQLPFYGIADLLQIPVWLTERLWMSLIVATAFWGALRLAERLSIGSGSSRLLGAVAYALWPTYTIVIGSTSAAALPGALLPWVLLPLTNDRVSARVAALRSAVLIPFMGGVNAASTLASLLPIGLYLLSRPNGPRKRKLITWWVPGVILATAWWTIPLVLLGLYGENFLPFVESAQTTTDTMSATETLRGAGNWVAYLNFGDAWLPAGWTVATAVLAIVCSAFAAAFGLAGLARRDLPERRWLVLTVASVALLTLAGYGGAFGAPFHGTIQDWLGGALVPFRNIYKFQTGLALALALGLMHLVGIAVQSRGARPVRGRRYAPLIAAVLVIPGLALPYLNGTILQSGAFKKLPNHWQATADWLEKYSPDSRALVVPATAHGIYTWGSPIDQPLDVLAESRWAQRDYVPFGTPGNRRALDAIEQALMTGGQVPGLQDYLSRSGLHYVVVRNDLDPDQIGSVPSSTVKRALEASGYTRVTGFGPKMTGGVIADDTPTQIEGLYPRQQAVEIYQPGEDAQRPGQAGIQQVANTAVVSGGPEAILPLSADPSMRNRPAVLAGDNHPGLGQPPLWAVGDGMRRADTRFGLLNSSTSYTYTPEERNHSGSVQDPGAKPKQILPSEGIEHQTTASLRGAKSVTASSSGNWLFHLPQYDPVNAFDNNGSTAWAEGTPGKPEGQWVRVDFDEKKEIDSSISLTPLPQNGVRPAPTRVKVETDRGEAISPLQPNGMPQNVKAPRGPASWLKVTILDVQEARPGLSGAGFSEITVPDLVVNRLLDLPADGDAADGTATTYSLHRSADPGGLAPTSAEVGLHRKFKTAGEGTYEVKASATTVPGDKLDELLYKVAPEQEQQIRASADSTAQLGPNLSPRNLTDGDLTTAWIAGDSAVIHLRWPDKQPVGEIILAGAGGLSTRPEEITIQSPDGAATVGVDKNGAARFEPITTDRMDITVTKSAPLTVHNPFADEQMQLPIGLTEIYIPALDKYRTPQPKADDTFELGCGEGPPLAIDGTLHATKASGTVRDLTERRPIKVELCAGAASDGSVSLGAGDHTVEADDKGPLALTDISLTRGSVSEAAADTRKLTVRDWEGDRRELAVDAGPASYVSTYENYNDGWKATLNGKTLQKVRLDGWQQGWLVPEGQAGTIKLEYEPARVYEGGIIGGGIAVLVLVGLLFYRRNEENSDGPSPVPPSPGLILGTVVLTLIGIVIAGPFALLVPALALLAWWKHALLVPIAFVAMAGAGIAAATGAGQAVSSDEGAFGPAAQLLALIALFAALATVREERAPEPAVGPHAPMYGPAPQVPGAPPGPSAPLGPYAPGGPGGAPGAPGGTPGGSTATLPVTPRPDADPPTAPLPRRERGTNPGPGQDGSTPPLGTAPRAGEPESGPTVSARGPASAQPEPSTTRLSPRKRPKFRPTPPESTGGAGEGDQA